Within the Clostridiaceae bacterium genome, the region GCAGTGAGATATAAGATGCATGATGGGAGAGAAAAATTGATAACAGTAAGCGATGTTAAAAAAAGTGAGGAAGTAAAAAACTTTCTTATATTGGCAGATAAGCAGATGCAAATAAAAGGTTATACTGAGCATTCTTTCAGGCATGTAGGCCTGGTATCAAAGCATGCAGGAAATATTCTAAAGGATTTAGGATATCCCGAAAGAGAAGTTGAGCTGGCCAAAATTGCTGGTTATCTCCATGATATAGGAAATGCGGTAAACAGGGCAGACCATGCCCATACAGGCGCCATAATGGCTTACAATATTCTTACTAAGATGGGGATGGACTATCAGGAAGCAGGAGAAATAATGATGGCAATTGGAAATCACGATGAAAAATCAGGGACTGCCGTCAGCAATATTTCCGCAGCTTTGATTTTAGCAGACAAATCAGATGTGCATAGAAGCAGGGTCAGGAATAGGGATATTTCTACATTTGATATTCATGACAGAGTTAATTATGCTGTTAAAAGCTCAATTATCAGCATACAAAAGGAAAATAAAATTGCATTGCTTAATCTTCTTA harbors:
- a CDS encoding HD domain-containing protein, which codes for MHDGREKLITVSDVKKSEEVKNFLILADKQMQIKGYTEHSFRHVGLVSKHAGNILKDLGYPEREVELAKIAGYLHDIGNAVNRADHAHTGAIMAYNILTKMGMDYQEAGEIMMAIGNHDEKSGTAVSNISAALILADKSDVHRSRVRNRDISTFDIHDRVNYAVKSSIISIQKENKIALLNLLIDTKICPVMDYFEIFLDRMSMNRRAAEFLGLSFQLIINDTRLL